In Malassezia vespertilionis chromosome 7, complete sequence, the following proteins share a genomic window:
- the CCT4 gene encoding T-complex protein 1 subunit delta (COG:O; BUSCO:EOG09261XNJ; EggNog:ENOG503NW0D), translated as MAEQGAGQKSTIRAFKNSDKPDEVRRSNLSAAKSVSDAVRTSLGPKGMDKMIQTASGEVVITNDGATILKHMAVVHPAARMLVDLSQAQDVEAGDGTTSVVVIAGSVLGAAEQLLAKGIHPTIIAESFQHAAQKAVESLLQVAIPVRLDDRAALLRAATTSLNSKVVSQYSSVLAPIAVDSVLRLVDLNAGDSDGETVDLRDIRIVKKVGGTIDDTELVDGLVLEQNAVTSSGGPARVEKAKIAVCQFQLSSPKPDMDNQIVVNDYRQMDRILKEERQYLLNMCKKIKKTGCNVLLMQKSILRDAVNELALHFLAKLKIMVVKDIERDEIEFICSTLNTSPIADIDYFTEEKLAHAELIDEVQQSGARVVKIKKIRNPGRTVSILCTGTNSLVLEESERSLHDALCVVRCLVKKRFLVAGGGAPEVHMSRALSKIAPSLPTLEGYSFQAFADALEIIPTTLAENAGLNPITIVTELRNRHAQGDTAAGINVRKGAITNILEENVLQPLLVSTSALELATETASLLLRIDDYHLSR; from the exons ATGGCGGAACAAGGAGCGGGACAAAAGTCCACTATCCGCGCATTCAAAAACTCGGACAAGCCAGATgaagtgcgccgctcgaaCCTGTCTGCGGCTAAATCAGTCAGCGACGCGGTACGCACTTCGTTGGGGCCAAAGGGCATGGACAAAATG ATCCAAACCGCTTCGGGCGAGGTCGTGATTACGAATGACGGTGCTACTATCTTGAAACACATGGCAGTAGTACATcccgctgcgcgcatg CTTGTCGATCTTTCGCAGGCCCAGGACGTCGAGGCTGGCGACGGCACCACCTCTgtcgtcgtcatcgctGGCAGCGTGCTTGGtgctgccgagcagctccttgcAAAGGGGATCCACCCCACTATTATTGCCGAGTCGTtccagcacgctgcgcagaaAGCGGTCGAGTCGCTCTTGCAAGTGGCAATTCCGGTGCGGTTGGACGATCGTGCCGCATtgctccgcgccgcaacCACCTCGCTGAACTCCAAGGTCGTTTCTCAGTATTCGTccgtgcttgcgcccaTTGCCGTCGACAGTGTTCTCCGCCTGGTGGATTTGAACGCAGGCGATAGCGACGGCGAGACCGTCGACCTGCGCGATATCCGCATCGTCAAAAAGGTTGGCGGCACGATCGATGACACAGAGCTTGTTGACGGCCTCGTCCTCGAGCAGAACGCAGTGACCTCGAGCGGCGGCCCCGCACGCGTCGAAAAAGCCAAAATTGCCGTCTGCCAGTTCCAGCTCAGCAGCCCCAAGCCAGACATGGACAACCAGATTGTGGTGAACGACTACCGGCAGATGGACAGGATTTTGAAGGAGGAACGCCAGTATTTACTGAATATGTGCAAAAAGATCAAAAAGACGGGGTGCAATGTGCTGCTCATGCAAAAGAGTAttttgcgcgatgcagTCAACGAactcgcgctgcacttCCTTGCGAAGCTGAAGATCATGGTAGTAAAGGatatcgagcgcgacgagatcGAGTTCATTTGCAGCACACTGAATACCAGCCCTATCGCAGACATTGACTACTTTACAGAGGAGAAGCTCGCTCACGCGGAGCTGATCGACGAAGTGcagcaaagcggcgcgcgcgtcgtgaAAATCAAAAAAATCAGAAACCCAGGCCGCACAGTGAGCATCCTTTGCACGGGTACCAACTCTTTGGTGCTTGAGGAGAGCGAGCGCAgtttgcacgacgcgctttGTGTGGTGCGCTGCCTCGTCAAAAAGCgcttcctcgtcgctggcggcgGTGCTCCCGAAGTGCACATGTCCCGCGCATTGTCGAAGATCGCACCCTCGCTGCCAACCCTGGAGGGGTACAGCTTCCAGGCAtttgccgacgcgctcgagaTTATTCCCACCACATTGGCGGAAAACGCAGGACTGAACCCCATTACAATCGTTACGGAGCTTCGCAACCGCCACGCACAGGGCGATACTGCCGCGGGGATCAATGTACGCAAAGGCGCCATCACCAATATTCTCGAGGaaaatgtgctgcagcCGCTGCTCGTCTCCACGAGCGCCTTGGAGCTCGCCACAGAAACCGCCTCGCTGCTCCTCCGCATCGACGACTACCATTTGTCGCGTTAG
- a CDS encoding uncharacterized protein (TransMembrane:1 (i146-169o); EggNog:ENOG503P4RZ), with translation MDAFKAVTHGPRYYAAEEEGFIEPTYSGVDYTHYGNGASYGDPASTPYPTYRHTGRPLPQVPMAPQRESLSDLSHAKEFHDEADMTQPDLEDTYYPAQKETHNEKAAGFAAGPYVPTSFVPRRGIWAVDDRRAFAKQSLILKVLRIVAFIIIIGIIIALSVLILIVMFLRPPNIGLDGLTLPSDLSQVHIEQMQFSVNANIKAVVANPNYISATIKEVTADLFDQRVPGLRIGRCNTTDVEIYSRNMTTISVPCLLEYDVNKDKNFALIKEIASNCGVGKSKKRDLSLLLKLHLKIKFLAFNIPVSVTPSISMACPVSDGQIKKVLGGHSDILGQLGLGKRSAHDTLLRASPLAPRHLKDL, from the coding sequence ATGGATGCTTTCAAGGCGGTAACGCATGGTCCGCGGTACTATGCCGCGGAAGAGGAGGGGTTTATTGAGCCGACGTACAGCGGTGTAGACTATACGCACTATGGAAATGGGGCATCGTACGGCGACCCGGCATCTACGCCCTATCCGACGTACCGCCACACCGGCCGGCCGCTTCCCCAGGTCCCaatggcgccgcagcgcgagtcTTTGTCGGATTTATCGCACGCCAAAGAGTTTCACGACGAGGCAGACATGACACAGCCCGATCTGGAGGATACGTATTACCCCGCGCAAAAAGAGACACACAATGAAAAGGCCGCAGGGTTCGCTGCGGGCCCCTACGTTCCCACGTCGTTCGTCCCGCGCCGTGGGATATGGGCCGTGGACGACCGCCGTGCGTTTGCGAAGCAGTCGCTGATTTTGAAGGTGCTGCGGATCGTTGCATTTATCATTATCATTGGCATTATCATTGCGCTTTCAGTGCTGATTTTGATTGTCATGTTCCTCCGCCCACCCAACATTGGCCTCGACGGGCTGACCCTGCCCAGCGATTTGAGCCAGGTGCATATTGAACAAATGCAGTTTTCTGTCAATGCAAATATCAAAGCGGTCGTCGCGAACCCAAACTACATCTCTGCTACAATCAAGGAAGTCACCGCAGACTTGTTTGACCAGCGCGTGCCGGGCCTGCGCATCGGCCGGTGCAATACAACCGACGTGGAAATCTATTCGAGGAACATGACGACCATCTCTGTTCCATGCCTGTTGGAGTACGATGTCAACAAAGACAAAAACTTTGCCTTGATCAAAGAAATCGCGAGCAACTGCGGGGTTGGCAAGTCGAAAAAACGTGACTTGAGCCTCTTGCTCAAGCTGCACTTGAAGATCAAGTTTCTTGCTTTCAATATCCCCGTGTCGGTCACCCCGTCAATTAGCATGGCGTGCCCGGTGAGCGATGGTCAGATTAAAAAGGTGCTTGGGGGACACTCTGATATTTTGGGTCAACTGGGGCTAGGGAAGCGCAGTGCACACGATACACTCTTACGTGCGAGTCCTCTCGCACCGCGCCATTTAAAAGACTTATAG
- a CDS encoding uncharacterized protein (EggNog:ENOG503NXIW; COG:G) produces the protein MADEAYQAVSHLALNVVRPSTEWLNMGNWEHTNEFPAACHALAEQLHSAAQIPSNARILDVGHGCGDSLLLLASQHEPQCLHGITSIPAHAKRAQQRIGARAMVWCADATQWLADTTDQCSVHGEHARKGEYDTILALDCAYHFQNRPAFFRSAFQQLKPGGALALVDLVGAWPYPEHPAYDFVPSTLAAPKHGPSVWQRLRHRVVCYLTGTPPGSFVSMDNYATQLQHAGFSAVSIQDISHAIFPGFSSFLQGMGAEGEAAWRGGSRWLWR, from the exons ATGGCCGACGAAGCGTACCAAGCAGTGTCGCACTTGGCGCTCAATGTAGTGCGGCCCAGCACCGAGTGGCTGAACATGGGCAACTGGGAGCACACTAACGAGTTTCccgcggcgtgccatgCCTTGGCCGAGCAGCTACATAGCGCCGCACAAATCCCATCCAACGCTCGAATCCTCGACGTTGGCCATGGATGCGGCGACTCGCTCCTGCTCCTGGCTTCGCAGCACGAACCGCAGTGCCTTCATGGGATCACATCCATTCCCGCGCATGCTAAacgcgcacagcagcggatcggtgcgcgcgccatggtgtgGTGTGCAGATGCGACGCAATGGCTCGCCGATACCACAGACCAATGCAGTGTACATGGAGAGCACGCCAGGAAAGGCGAGTACGACACGATTCTTGCGCTAGACTGTGCGTACCATTTCCAAAACAGACCTGCGTTTTTTCGGAGCGCGTTCCAGCAGCTCAAGCCTGGAGGCGCGTTGGCGTTGGTCGATCTTGTCGGTGCGTGGCCGTACCCAGAACACCCAGCGTACGATTTTGTGCCCTCGACACTGGCGGCACCAAAACACGGGCCCAGCGTGTGGCAGCGCCTCCGCCACCGAGTCGTGTGCTACCTGACAGGGACACCGCCGGGCTCGTTTGTGTCTATGGACAATTATGCAACGCAATTGCAACACGCTGGGTTTTCCGCCGTCTCCATACAGGATATATCGCACGCCATCTTCCCCGGATTCTCTTCTTTTTTGCAAGGCATGGGCGCAGAGGGCGaggcggcatggcgcggcggaagTCGCTGGCTATG GCGCTGA
- a CDS encoding uncharacterized protein (EggNog:ENOG503Q5BZ; COG:I; COG:T): MSVHVVCNAAAGQQNAESVLKEYVHKYLDAWKAADRTRVAPTYHSTDPTHGAKQIGAALAREKAPLTLVVLGGDGTVHEALDGMQSVSIPSEIFLVIVPTGTANAMYHALFGTHPGGYAATDPRWRLCALQAFAASKSTQPLSLMRVTMGDTHLSCVVTSHALHAAILRDSESLRASHPGIERFKMAAEQNMVRWTEGELVLEPGTEPVQRYCPSKHTFVPVAALGDYQADQHGTLRIQGPFVYLTAMVVDRLEAAFVPAPFAGPRCEAALRRPSDMVDIVVLRPLRSPVVQKAIAQGDPMDKIHEMYAQGPLAEVFFEGMYKDGAHVSFAYDGDEDVAGEQAGMPVVEYFRAAAYAWRPAPTDPSATTTCVDGTIFHADATSVQVWEGAYVHAWC, encoded by the coding sequence ATGTCGGTGCACGTTGTTTGCAATGCGGCTGCGGGCCAGCAGAATGCCGAGTCTGTGCTGAAAGAGTACGTGCACAAGTATCTAGACGCGTGGAAGGCCGCGGATCGTACGCGTGTCGCGCCCACGTACCATAGCACCGACcccacgcacggcgcaaagcaaatcggcgcagcgcttgcgcgcgaaaaagccCCTTTAACGCTTGTCGTGCTGGGCGGGGACGGGACGGTGCACGAGGCTCTGGACGGAATGCAGTCAGTGTCTATTCCGAGCGAGATATTCCTGGTAATTGTACCGACCGGAACAGCGAATGCAATGTACCATGCATTGTTTGGCACGCACCCAGGCGGCTACGCAGCGACGGACCCGCGCTGGAGGCTGTGTGCCTTGCAAGCGTTTGCAGCCTCGAAAAGTACGCAGCCGCTGAGTCTGATGCGTGTGACGATGGGCGACACACACCTTTCGTGTGTTGTCACGTCGCATGCACTCCACGCGGCGATCCTGCGCGATTCAgagtcgctgcgcgcatcgcaccCCGGCATTGAGCGGTTCAAGATGGCTGCAGAGCAAAATATGGTGCGATGGACAGAGGGGGAGCTTGTATTGGAGCCGGGCACTGAGCCCGTACAGCGCTACTGTCCAAGCAAGCACACGTTTGTGcccgtcgctgcgcttggcgacTATCAAGCGGACCAGCATGGCACTCTACGCATTCAAGGGCCGTTTGTGTACCTCACAGCCATGGTCGTCGACCGGCTCGAAGCTGCGTTTGTGCCGGCGCCGTTTGCAGGGCCGCGGTGCGAGGCAGCATTGCGGCGTCCGAGTGACATGGTTGATATCGTCGTGCTGCGTCCCCTAAGGAGTCCTGTGGTACAGAAAGCCATCGCGCAAGGTGATCCTATGGACAAAATACACGAGATGTATGCCCAAGGGCCGCTGGCCGAGGTTTTTTTCGAAGGAATGTACAAGGATGGCGCACACGTCTCGTTCGCATACGATGGCGACGAAGACGTAGCCGGCGAGCAAGCCGGCATGCCGGTCGTCGAGTACTTCCGTGCCGCAGCGTATGCATGGCGCCCTGCGCCCACCGATCCATCTGCCACCACGACCTGTGTAGATGGCACGATTTTTCACGCAGACGCAACCAGCGTGCAGGTATGGGAGGGAGCGTATGTACATGCTTGGTGCtaa